The nucleotide sequence GAATTGCTTGCTGCATCACTTAAATCTgattatactcgtatctactaccgcttccaaagcgcatgtgtagaagaagcggcgtaACAGCAGCATTTTTGTTGGgcttaaattattaagttttatttcacGAATATTATTTCCCCTATATTCCCCTATGTATCGGGAATGGCAAGACAGTTTCCCTTTTGCGATATTGTGGTAATTAAGGTGTATATTCTACGTTCAAAATGAATGTAAGTACAAAAGTTATGTTGAAATATTATACGTTCAAATTTCACACGTCTTAGACAatctcttcttcctcctggctttagtcccggttgcaacctcaccactctggagaggatccCGGGGCAAGACCTTGACCagggatcctagattgggtgagtcaggtttttacacgctTAAGACTAACTTTTGAACGAAATTATGGGGCTCATGGACGCCATCTTTCGAAAAAAAGTCGAATCTTGGAATTGTTCTGCTATTGTCTGtagaaaacttttttaaattaaaatttagtagATAATTGTTGTTATTAGCGTAGACGATTATTGTAAACAAGGAGTTTATCGATTCACAGTTTTACAATGTAAGgatattttttgaataaacGTGACATATCCAAAATacttggtattttttatttcaatcaaataatgccgtgtggttccccgcgccaacacaaaaaataataggacccctccgtctctttcctatggatgtcgtaaaaggcgactaagggataggcttacaaacttgggattcttttagacgatgagctagcaacctgttactaattgaatcaattctatcattaagccaaatagctgaacgtgaccattcagttttctcaagactgttggctctgtctaccccgcaagggatatagacgtgactgatatagatgtgaatgtatgtatcaaataaattactaaatctGTTTATGGAGAGTAAGAGGAGCCTCTTCTTCTCCTTCCACCTGGTTTAGTCGCGTTCTCTTATTTTTACCAAAGTTATGTGGCGAAATCtgtacgccacaagtcacaaaaatgaaaaataaaactgcgcgacgctatcagtcaaaaacagcgaaaaacctaaatcgcgcaaagatttcacggattggagctatatacatatacaacctccgacacaaaatcgtctgtcgcgcggttccccaggcatcacacctagcctggcagaagatcttccctttggtggcggtcgagccgaatcgtcgctcccgctacagttattaattaattgacatGGTATAGATTAACCTAATCAttctactactattataaaggcgaaagtttgtatggatgtttgttactctttcacgcaaaaactactgaaccgattaccatgaaatttggtatgtaggtagctgaagacccagaataacacataggctactttttatcccagagtttccgcgggattgatacggtttccatgcggacgaagtcgcgggcggcctctagtatttaaTAACTTGACCGTTTGGGAAAAGGCGTAAAGCAAGGAGGCGAGTccatcgcttcgtgtaaaaacctgactcatccaatccaagatccatgATCTCCGGGAtcttctccagagtggtgaggatgcaaccgggactaaagccaggaggcaGAAGACATTTCATCATTTACAGGCGTGTCACACAGAtacaagtaagtacatagaaacaagattttttattataacatctATTTGCGTTGGGGGTTAATAAAAGAGAAAACACACCATGACCTTAAACTGTTTAATCATTATGTATATTTGGCGTGACGGCAAACATATCTACAAACATTGGttttatagttataattacACAAGATTGTTTGTTCATCATTTTACACGTGCACGCTAAGAGATACAAATGTTCCAAATGACTTGGAACCCGAAACTTCGTACACGTGGAGTACATTTCGTTCGCATGATGAACATGATTTAACTAGCTCTCATCCGCAGCTCCGCTTGAGCAAATTTAGCGGCATCTAAAAACgcgacgaatttaacgccacctacaaaaatcGACGAATTAAttgccacctacaaaaagcgccgaatttagcgccacttagAAAAAGCgccgaatttagcgccacttagaaaaagcgacgaatttagcgccacctacataAGGCAACGAATTAAATGCCAACTACAAAAAGCgccgaatttagcgccacttaccaaagaatacaggtttatGCGCAAATCCCATGGGAACTATCAATTTTACCGAGATGAAAattaccctatgtccttctccagactcttaattatacatattatacgtgatattttaagaagattaattGAGTAGATAGAAAAAACACAGACTTAGGTATCTCTTCACCTTCTGAGGCAAAGAGACACAccttaatatatatgtatatattggttttatgataatttttcaCGTGGTAAGCTACGTagactcgtacatacatacatataatcacgtctatatccattgcggggtacacagagccaacagtcttaaaaagtccTCATTAATCAAGGCAGGTACCGTTTTTCCTATAATATAGTTTAAGTAATAAGCTACTACGGCCTTAACCTAAACCTTGGACATtatgttaatataatataatgggTCTGTCCGTCAGTCATCTGTTCCGTGTTGCTATGtgctatatatatgtaaatttaactatatgtattgtatatgtatagatagttattacaatttaatatttgtatactaggtaagggataggcttacaaacttgcgattcttttttgggcgatgggctagcaacctgtcactatttgaatctcaattatatcattaagccaaatagctgaacgtggccattcagtcttttcatgactgttggctctgtctaccccgcaagggatatagacgtgaccatattgtgtatgtatgtatactaggTACTATGTTGACAAAATGTGACTATTACAATTTCtaaactatactaataataaatattaggtatattaaaaaaatagtaatattctaaacaaaactaaaaaaaaaaaattttatgtatggtaAGTTGATGTGTGTTGGTAACGAAAATCATAAATTGCgcaatttttcaatattagataaattgttttttgttattatagttTTACGATGaattaacttacatacatacttataatcgtttttatataagtatatagaattgagattcaaagtgaCAGgctgatagcccatcgccttaaagaagaattccaagtttataagcctagcctatccattagtcgccttttaggacatctgtgggaaagaaatgaagtggtcctactatttttctattggaacCACTATGTTAATGATGTGTAATAACTCAACTGTAGATAAACTTCTTGATAGCATTCTCATTTTCCcaactattaaaatttacgtTGCGACCAAAAACCCATCACTAGACATTTGTAACAATACAGATTTActcagatatttttattatattctgtttggttataatctatactaatattataaagctaacgagtttgtttgtttgaacgcgctaatctcagggactactagttcgaattgaaaaattatttttgcgttgaatagaccatttatcgaggaaggctttaggctatataacatcgaTGCAACTATAACGAGCaatgaaataatggaaaatgtgaaaaacacggagaaaaatattcatccttgagtgcttcaatacatacatacatacatatgtatataaaatcacgcctctttcccggaggggtagtgcttcaatgatgcccaaaataattattccacgcggacgaagttacgggcacagctagtgtttctataaatcttttttattcttcGGCATACTTTATGAAGTGTTATTTGCACCGAAATcttaaaaagtatatttgtcAGATTTTATGAACTGATCTCGATGAACGCACTGCCGTCACCGATAAAGGGAACAAGTTGAAGGAAACCTGATTAAAGTCGCTAAAAAATGTCTGACGTCGTGTCGCTTCGGCCTCCCCAGCGCCCCTCTTCACAGCCCGGGAGCCCTATAAAAGTGCGCGCACGCACCCTGGGTCTTCACCTTTGGACTCCCAGCATTCACCAAGTAGCTCGCTATACTCTAgcggctacttgctggatctcgtgtctataGCTAAACCCATTGTTACGAACTCCTTAGAGTATTCCGAACTCCTTTGTAAACgacaaacattttgtaatttaaaataagaaaaaataaatgacagtcgGTTTTAAGCGTGCATCATCTTTTCTTTACCagcgtaattattttattattttcagcataTTTCCTATACCCATGACCTCTCTTGTAAAACCAGACCAAGTAAAGTTTGTCTTTAttccataaatttttaatcatctCTCATTCCTCTTACTTTCGTTTAACTACAATGCCACAAGTTTCCACTTGTGTCAATTAGAGTCTGGGATCCGTTTTGATTGGATTTTCTTCCATTTTCCTGGGATTTTCATGTCTACAACGGATCCGGAGGATGCAGATTGAAACACTATTAAAACAAGTACTGAAATTTTAGGAGCAGTTAGTAATGCTTTGGGGACATAAATGctagttatataaaatttcagcaCAGGTTCAACAACCAGTATAAGGAACAATTGTAACGAGCAAAGCTTCGGGTAAACGCTAGTCAATAACAATTTCCTTGTACTTACATGAATGTGATGCAATATCACGTGGAAACTCGGAAGtcatgaataattttattacaatgaaaATTTACCTGCTACTAACTGGTTCTGGACGCTGATCGGTGATCTCAGCACCAGTGTTCTGACGGCACCCAACAAAACATGTCATCGTTAACATGATTACAAACAAAGTTATAACTACAATCGTTGTTCTAGTCACTATAAACGGTTATGCACTCCAGTCGGTACCACATCATCTAGATATCACCCTACCAGAAGACGGATGGCTCAATTTCACGGGACTCGCGCAGAAATACGGTCTAAATTGCGCAGTTTACGATGTGACTACAGAAGATGGGTATATCCTCAAACTTTTTCACATTCCAGGGAACAAAGATCCAGTTTTGATCATGCATGGCATTTTGGACACAGCCGACACTTTTATTTTGCGAGGAAACTCTTCCCTTGTGGCGGCTTTGCATGAACAAGGCTACGACGTCTGGGTTGGCAACTCACGAGGTAGCAGATACTCTAGAAGACACCAAGAATTAAATCCGGATACTGATAGAGCTTTTTGGAATTTCAGTTTCCACGAAATGGGATACTACGACCTTCCAGCTGTGATTGACTTTATTCTGGAGAAAACTGGAGCAAGTATGTTGAGTGCTATAGGACATTCCCAGGGGAATCAAATTTTCTACGTGCTGGGTGCGTCCAGACCTGAATACAATGAGAAGATTAATATCATAATCGCTTTAGCCCCGATATGCTTTCTTCATAACGTAATTCCTCCTGTAAGTGGACTAGTAGCAATGGGGCCAATGCTAGATATAATGTTGCAAATGATCGATAAAGAAGAAATACTTGGAGATAATGATATTTCTAGAGAGTTAATTGACCTCATGtgtttaaaatctttatttggatACAAACTTTGTGTAGAAGGTGTGATTTTCCCATTTGCTGGTACTGATTATACGGAATTCGAGCCAGAATTTTCTCGAATAGTGCTCGCCCATTATCCTTCGGGAACATCAAGGATAAATGCGGTTCACCTCATGCAGGTAGCTCAGAAACGGGAATTCGTTTATTTCGATCACGGAGTGTCTGGAAACATGGCTCTTTATAACTCTTCTGTTCCGCCTAAATATGATTTGGGTAGAGTGACGATGAAAGTGGCTCTGATAGCGGcgaaaaatgataaaatttctgCCCTGAGAGACGTGAGAATTTTGAAGAGGAAGCTGCCAAATCTGGCGTATTACAAAGTGTTGGACTATCCCCTTTTCAATCACTTGGACTATAATTGgggaaaaaatatgaagaaatatttattcccGTACGTTTTTAAAGTGTTGCGTACGTTTGGAAATCGATAAATTATTTCGTTTATAacttgtaatattatatttattaatgactGGAAAAGAGCAGGAGTCTTGCTCTTCTGACAGACTTTTTCACTAACTAGAATCCgccttatttttttcttataaataggtGGACATGTCCTATGCCAATATTTGTACCAAATCAAATCCAGCGATTGAGGCGTGGAGGCATAATAGACAGACAGAGttgcttaaaattttatttctaaattgttttttaaaatcagaTAAGCAATTTACTTCAAAATTAGAACCTACTTCAACTTTTTCTTTGTTAGGCAGTGTTCACgagtgtaaataaattaaaatgttaatttatgtgAAACGATTACACCATTAGGAAGTTGGAAGCGTTTGAACTGTTGTCTTAACTGACATTGACCTTCATTATGAATTAGCATCAAATACTGACTTTAGACTTTAGAGTTGTGCACTATGGCCAAATTGGGAACAGTAAACGCTTCGCCGAATTTGATTATGGATTGGcaaaaaacttgaaattttatgGGTTTTATACTCCTCCGGTGTATAATTTGAGTAAAGTATCGTTTGATGTGGGTTTGTACCTTGGCTCCAATGACTACATATCGACAGTAGAAGACGTAGAACTCCTGAGGTATGAACTGTCGAATGTGGTGGATTACAGGATTCTGGACTATCCCCTGTGGAACCACGTGGACCATATCCTTGGTATATTCatgacaaaatatttgtttcgtcttttgtttaatttacttgGTAAGTATGTGtagtaattatatatgtaaatcatacatacatatgatcacgtctttatcccttacggagtagacagagccaacagtcttgaaaagactgataggccacgttcagctgtttggcttaatgaaaaattatcgtcttattttattttgttacttttgtataaacttatctaataattcttatttaggtatatttattacaaagtaaaagtttcaaacaaaaattgtcgtagatacaaatttatttttacgtatAGTATAGCagcattgaattaaaaatgatcttttttaattcattttcacCATACGACGATAAGTTCATTAACTCAACTACTGACATAATGATAGTGGtatatcaaattattattagcaACGAACTGACGCTAACAAGTGCGGTTATTAAAGTGaaaattctttaataattatattatgaacaaaagtaatttatttaattgcgaAGCACCATTTGTTCAAacaatttaagtaggtatttatttataagtttctATTAACTGCGAGTACCTATGTACCATATGGCAGAtcgatatattttacattcataTTAGTTCTTATTTAGttgaagtttgtttttttgtatcttttagaaatataatagCATACTTGACCACTCTATtaatggaaaattaattaactttgtCAAGTTTATAGTAAACAGATAAAGAAACGTTCTTATGATTTTTAACTAACTTTAGAGACAAATTGGTTGATGTCGAACAAAgcttaccattttttttatcatgtgGAAATACCGTTGTCTTCCCGCCCATAGTAACGGAAAGCCAAACGGTCATGTCgaacttattaatttattttcattcctataatcacgtcacacttgaggtagacagaaccaacagtcttgaaagactgatagaccacgttcagctgtcaacggctttatgatagaattgagattcaaatagtgacaggttgctagcccatcgcctaaaagacgaatcccatgtttatgaGCCTATGTGGGACTCAAACTCGCccaaaccacacggtgccacAACGCCAACCGCATTTTTGCCGAGAATATGTGATATATCTCGCTCCACACTCCCGGAGCGACTTGTGTCTATTTTGGCAACAGCTTCGACGTTAACGTATGTTAACGTTCCGTTGTAAAAGGTTAATGCAATAAAAACgttacttatattttctttgggGAATGAAATTTTACTTACTCTCTTTACGGTGAGGCGACATCACTTACGCCGCATGCCATCAGCCAATCATAGTGTCATTACGCGCTCAACGAATAGCAGCGAAGATTTTATGGTAACATCGCAAATGTCACACGTCACCTATCACAGAGCGTAcgctaaatcgcgcaagcaatgTTTTCACaaattggagcatatatataACCTAAGGCACATCATCGCCGGAGCGGCGGTTCCCCAAGCATAACGCCTAGCCTGCCGAAGGTCTTCCCTTAGTGGCGATTGGCCCCAAACTATCGCTCCCGCTAAAACAGTATTTATAGTCTATTTTAGTTATCTTGCGACAAATGACTAATCATTAGATACCTAGGAGTACTGACAGGTGTAGCTGATGAATGATGTTTGACATAAAACACCTTATCTTATTGATTGTT is from Amyelois transitella isolate CPQ chromosome 13, ilAmyTran1.1, whole genome shotgun sequence and encodes:
- the LOC106129291 gene encoding lipase 1; this encodes MITNKVITTIVVLVTINGYALQSVPHHLDITLPEDGWLNFTGLAQKYGLNCAVYDVTTEDGYILKLFHIPGNKDPVLIMHGILDTADTFILRGNSSLVAALHEQGYDVWVGNSRGSRYSRRHQELNPDTDRAFWNFSFHEMGYYDLPAVIDFILEKTGASMLSAIGHSQGNQIFYVLGASRPEYNEKINIIIALAPICFLHNVIPPVSGLVAMGPMLDIMLQMIDKEEILGDNDISRELIDLMCLKSLFGYKLCVEGVIFPFAGTDYTEFEPEFSRIVLAHYPSGTSRINAVHLMQVAQKREFVYFDHGVSGNMALYNSSVPPKYDLGRVTMKVALIAAKNDKISALRDVRILKRKLPNLAYYKVLDYPLFNHLDYNWGKNMKKYLFPYVFKVLRTFGNR